A genomic window from Henningerozyma blattae CBS 6284 chromosome 3, complete genome includes:
- the BRE2 gene encoding Bre2p (similar to Saccharomyces cerevisiae BRE2 (YLR015W); ancestral locus Anc_5.236), with amino-acid sequence MKVGIIPYQHDTDFVFKDSDINLSKPSFPLYLEIEPTIANNNSNNNEEIDDSANINNNDYDNNNNNKTNLKFFKTEDIPLNRRNFIYRPCSANPLFNELGYCCSEYPFDKVGISIMDRSDGMSMLDKGNEIVGVKESLGWRTGRCDICIKEGLTYWEVEILNGGSPNNINDPSNDKQKKREILNSTSHLRLGISRREASLEGPVGFDAYGYGIRDSSLESIHEGKLSQILQPLENMVLKKGDRIGFLLELPDIDTQIEQAKTYIQNRIDALIEHNANKKKTKLNNNHESQLSKDFQISLLQDIKYDNVVRDHIPIRYKNQLFFEMTDYVKTTKPEYYSSNKQERLDYYKLKGSSLKIYLNNQYIGESVKELKPFLPPFSELQYNKKFYYNYWKHGETAEYSEEDHNAIMDDIPKSRINHNTHSNGSSKHGLILRNKYVNNNRLGYYPTISCFNGGIARLVVDKKELKFFDQMKGDLQNNNNNNNNNNNTIVKTLDILFKEQVAEDVLWDIIDEIEEESNNGTLISAYNMFK; translated from the coding sequence ATGAAAGTAGGTATAATCCCATATCAACATGATACTGATTTCGTATTTAAGGATTCAGATATAAATTTGAGTAAACCCAGTTTCCCTCTATACCTAGAAATTGAGCCCACAATcgcaaataataatagtaataataatgaagaaatagATGATTCAgccaatattaataataatgattatgataataataataataataagacaaatttaaaatttttcaaaactgAAGACATTCCATTAAATAGAcgtaattttatttatcgCCCATGTTCTGCTAAcccattatttaatgaacTTGGATATTGTTGTAGTGAATATCCGTTTGATAAAGTAGGTATTAGTATTATGGATCGATCCGATGGTATGTCGATGCTGGACAAGGGAAATGAAATTGTTGGTGTTAAAGAATCGCTAGGATGGAGAACAGGTCGATGTGATATTTGTATAAAAGAAGGTCTAACGTATTGGGaagttgaaattttaaatggTGGTTcaccaaataatattaatgatccatcaaatgataaacagaaaaagagagaaatattaaacagTACAAGTCACCTAAGACTCGGGATTTCACGAAGAGAAGCTTCATTGGAAGGTCCAGTTGGGTTTGATGCTTATGGATATGGTATCCGAGATTCATCATTGGAATCAATCCATGAAGGTAAATTATCACAGATTTTACAACCTTTAGAAAATATGGTATTGAAAAAAGGAGATCGGATTGGATTTCTCTTGGAATTACCCGATATAGATACCCAGATAGAGCAAGCAAAGACATATATTCAAAATCGTATCGATGCATTAATTGAACATAATgcaaataagaaaaaaaccaaattgaataataaccATGAAAGTCAATTGAGTAAAGATTTCCAGATATCCTTGTTACAAGATATCAAATATGATAATGTGGTTCGTGATCATATACCTATCCGttataaaaatcaattattcTTTGAAATGACAGATTATGTAAAGACAACAAAACCTGAATATTATTCTTCTAATAAGCAAGAACGTTtagattattataaattgaAAGGATCTTCattgaagatttatttgaataatcaaTACATAGGGGAATCTGTTAAGGAATTGAAACCTTTCTTGCCACCATTTAGTGAATTACAATATaacaagaaattttattacaattattgGAAACATGGAGAGACTGCCGAGTATTCTGAAGAAGATCATAATGCAATTATGGATGATATACCTAAATCGCGTATCAATCATAATACCCATTCTAATGGCAGCAGTAAGCATGGTTTAATACTTCGAAATAAATATGTGAATAATAACCGATTAGGTTATTACCCCACTATCAGTTGTTTCAACGGTGGTATTGCTCGACTTGTCGTTGATAagaaagaattgaaattttttgatcAAATGAAAGgtgatttacaaaataataataataataataataataataataatactatagTAAAAACTTTAGATATATTGTTTAAAGAACAAGTGGCGGAGGATGTATTGTGGGATataattgatgaaattgaGGAGGAGTCTAATAATGGCACATTGATATCTGCATATAATATGTTCAAGTGA
- the COX6 gene encoding cytochrome c oxidase subunit VI (similar to Saccharomyces cerevisiae COX6 (YHR051W); ancestral locus Anc_5.280), producing the protein MPMIIPTAALRSTLLRSATFRIVPLSARVMPCAWTKVNSISQTKSLHNSARLWSKKVAVSEGSNIQEQADPEHDLEETFEEFTARFEKEFEAAYDLFEVQRVLNNCFSYDLVPAPAVLEKALRAARRVNDLPTAIRVFEALKFKVDNEQQYKAYLDELADIRKELGVPLKEDLFPNGEPETVLAKQP; encoded by the coding sequence ATGCCAATGATTATCCCTACTGCTGCCTTAAGATCGACCTTGTTAAGATCTGCTACTTTCAGAATAGTGCCTCTATCTGCTAGAGTGATGCCCTGTGCATGGACCAAAGTAAATTCTATAAGTCAAACCAAATCATTACATAACTCTGCAAGATTATGGTCCAAAAAAGTTGCTGTTAGTGAAGGATCCAACATCCAAGAACAAGCTGATCCAGAACACGATTTGGAAGAAACTTTTGAAGAATTCACTGCTAGATTCGAAAAGGAATTCGAAGCTGCTTATGATTTATTCGAAGTCCAAAGAGTCTTGAACAACTGTTTCTCGTATGATTTAGTACCCGCCCCAGCTGTATTGGAAAAGGCTTTGAGAGCTGCAAGAAGAGTCAATGATTTGCCCACTGCCATTAGAGTTTTCGAAGCTTTGAAATTCAAAGTTGATAACGAACAACAATATAAAGCTTATTTAGATGAATTGGCTGATATCAGAAAAGAATTGGGTGTTCCATTGAAGGAAGATTTGTTCCCAAACGGTGAGCCAGAGACTGTCTTAGCAAAACAACCATAA
- the RRM3 gene encoding DNA helicase (similar to Saccharomyces cerevisiae RRM3 (YHR031C); ancestral locus Anc_5.275) encodes MFKVSKKKPEKKQRSIASFFSSKKTFTPPKDDAPTTKIATENATTHTDATIDLTTTTAKTTISTSGIPSSISLKRQVVPPNRSIKLASRTSSNQGSSLFSSQGSFDETDPSSELQSLLQKPKLASFKPIRRSLKAGPSSKSLVSTSSSTITSTSSSIHSSSGKRHLSSTNHLSSTSNTPSLSSTFPNISLSINKKLKSSPRKLTASSSSNKHNSDSYYEIKLSKQQQDVVNCVIKKRQNVFYTGAAGTGKSIILRTIISKLHGLYGKDAIAVTASTGLAANNIGGCTLHKWAGIGLGKATAEKCIQSLSKKYDTLALWRRTRVLIIDEVSMIDGDFLDKLDVIAQHLRNSKQPFGGIQLVLTGDFFQLPPVNKNRAENSKTAFCFQSRMWKNCIERTILLTEVFRQRDDDELVSILNSIRLGEINPKMSSVLKSLERNIAYPDGISPTELYPTRREVDLSNSRQLNQLPGKLYTYKSSDLVQSHMKDMLNASVLAEENVYLKDNAQVMMLKNKPESELVNGSLGKVLFFSTERLIKKMIELYGFYFDDEIVNDMRLVSNCIENPSFVNSDVYANGFKNRPIIRHEKLSILTNFAVKTNTKLEKIYPYVRWTIGPNKYHNELMMDEIFPVDVPGDNIGMQRTQIPVMLCYALSIHKAQGQTIQRLKVDLKNIFEAGQVYVALSRAVSKDSLQILNFNPKKIKADEEVKKFYHKLEKLD; translated from the coding sequence ATGTTTAAAGTCTCCAAGAAGAAGCCAGAAAAGAAACAGAGATCAATAGCGTCTTTTTTCAGTTCAAAAAAGACTTTTACTCCTCCTAAAGATGATGCTCCTACTACAAAAATAGCCACCGAAAATGCAACAACTCACACCGATGCAACAATAGATCTTACCACAACTACTGCTAAAACTACCATTTCTACAAGTGGTATTCCTTCTTCTATAAGCTTGAAGAGACAAGTTGTTCCACCTAATAGATCAATCAAACTGGCGTCAAGAACTTCTTCAAATCAAGGCAGTTCGTTATTCTCAAGTCAAGGCTCCTTTGATGAAACTGATCCTTCTTCAGAATTACAATCTTTACTACAAAAACCAAAATTAGCATCGTTTAAACCAATAAGAAGATCTTTAAAAGCAGGCCCATCCTCCAAATCACTCGTTTCTACATCGTCTTCCACTATTACTTCTACAAGTTCATCAATACATTCTTCTTCAGGAAAACGTCATTTATCTTCTACAAATCATTTATCTTCAACGAGTAATACTCCCTCATTGAGTTCGACTTTCCCAAATATTAGTTTATcgattaataaaaaactaaaatcATCTCCAAGAAAATTAACagcatcttcatcttcaaataaaCACAACTCCGATTCATAttatgaaataaaattatctaaaCAACAACAAGATGTTGTAAATTGTGTTATTAAAAAACGTCAAAATGTATTCTATACTGGTGCTGCTGGGACAGGGAAATCAATCATTCTAAGAACAatcatttcaaaattaCATGGACTATACGGTAAGGATGCCATTGCAGTCACTGCATCAACTGGTCTGGCGGCAAATAATATTGGTGGATGTACATTACATAAATGGGCTGGTATTGGATTAGGTAAAGCAACTGCAGAAAAATGTATTCAAAGTTTatctaaaaaatatgaCACGTTAGCGTTATGGAGAAGAACTCGTGTTTTAATCATTGATGAAGTTTCTATGATTGACGGTGATTTTTTAGATAAATTAGATGTTATTGCGCAACATTTAAGAAATAGTAAACAACCATTTGGTGGGATTCAATTAGTATTAACAGGtgattttttccaattacCCCCagtgaataaaaatagagctgaaaattcaaaaactGCTTTTTGTTTCCAATCTAGAATGTGGAAAAATTGTATTGAAAGAACCATTTTATTGACCGAAGTCTTTAGACAAAGAGACGATGATGAATTAGTATCTATATTAAACAGTATTCGTCTGGGAGAAATTAATCCCAAAATGTCTTCCGTGTTAAAATCTTTGGAAAGAAATATCGCTTATCCAGATGGAATCTCTCCAACAGAATTATATCCAACAAGAAGAGAGGTTGATCTTTCGAATTCAAGacaattaaatcaattaccTGGTAAATTATATACTTATAAAAGCTCAGATTTGGTACAATCACACATGAAAGATATGTTAAATGCATCAGTATTAGCGGAAGAAAACGTTTATTTAAAGGATAACGCTCAAGTCATGatgttaaaaaataaacctGAATCTGAGCTAGTTAATGGTTCTTTGGGgaaagttttatttttctccACTGAAcgattaattaaaaaaatgattgaATTATACggattttattttgatgaCGAAATCGTAAACGATATGAGATTAGTAAGTAATTGTATCGAAAATCCGTCATTTGTTAATTCTGATGTATATGCTAATGGATTTAAAAACCGTCCAATAATCAGacatgaaaaattaagtaTTTTGACAAATTTTGCTGTTAAGACTAATacaaaattagaaaaaatttatccaTACGTTCGTTGGACTATTGGcccaaataaatatcataatgaattaatgaTGGATGAAATCTTCCCTGTAGATGTACCAGGTGATAATATTGGAATGCAAAGAACTCAAATCCCAGTTATGCTTTGCTATGCTCTATCAATACATAAAGCTCAAGGTCAAACAATACAAAGACTAAAAGtagatttaaaaaacatttttGAGGCTGGCCAAGTTTACGTGGCTTTGTCAAGAGCAGTTTCAAAGGATAGTTTACAGATCCTGAACTttaatccaaaaaaaattaaggcTGATGAGgaagtgaaaaaattttatcacaaattagaaaaattggattag
- the TBLA0C03140 gene encoding uncharacterized protein (similar to Saccharomyces cerevisiae SLT2 (YHR030C) and YKL161C; ancestral locus Anc_5.274): MSNLVVRHTFNLFREDFVVEQRFHVLNGISYSPQSLVCSARVIDIPQRVHVAIKKVANAFTKEVTCIRALREIKLLRHFRGHKNIVCLFDADLVFYNDGIFNGLYLCQELMETDLSQILKSGQILTDLHYQCFIYQILCGLKYIHSAGVLHRDLKPENLLVNADCQLKICDFGISRGYSMNDDINSQFSTEYVSTRAYRAPEIMMSYQGYSPAVDIWSTGCILAEFLTGQPFFDGSDCVDHLNRILQVLGTPDDETLRRIYSKNILGYLQKLGRISPTPLSELFPNASTEYLDLLSKIFIFDKNRRITVDEALNHPYLSVWHDPEDEYSCNDKFNFEFENINNLNHLKTLLFNEVEEFRRLVREPIFDLSINNSNNSNASKGNVFTSPDEHRDSANIEPMPHGLDEPFNYSRQSIVNVTNTVETEEKSIDSFMDPYVNFTKTNIHSGDPGNSKAEISLLESPTILRRHSNESLVQVRDINSDDPLDIEKELEIGSDRRILQ, encoded by the coding sequence ATGTCAAATCTGGTTGTACGACATACCTTCAATCTATTTCGAGAAGATTTTGTAGTGGAACAAAGGTTTCACGTCTTAAATGGTATTAGTTATAGCCCCCAGAGCTTGGTTTGCTCAGCTAGGGTCATAGATATTCCACAAAGAGTTCACGTGGCAATTAAGAAAGTAGCCAATGCATTTACTAAAGAAGTTACCTGTATTAGAGCCCTTCGTGAAATCAAACTATTAAGACACTTTCGGGGTcacaaaaatattgtttgCCTATTTGATGCAGATCTAGTATTTTATAATGATGGAATATTTAATGGTTTGTACTTATGCCAAGAATTAATGGAGACTGATTTATCacaaattttgaaatctgGACAAATTCTAACCGATTTACATTACcaatgttttatttatcaaatctTGTGTGGGttgaaatatatacattctGCAGGCGTTCTTCATAGAGATTTAAAACCAGAAAATCTGCTAGTAAATGCTGATTgccaattaaaaatttgcGATTTTGGTATCTCTAGGGGTTATTCCATGAATGATGATATAAATAGTCAATTTTCCACCGAATATGTCTCTACAAGAGCATATAGAGCTCCTGAGATTATGATGTCTTATCAGGGTTATTCACCAGCAGTGGATATTTGGTCTACAGGTTGTATATTGGCTGAATTTTTAACTGGCCAACCTTTTTTTGATGGAAGTGATTGTGTAGATCatttaaatagaatattgCAAGTCCTAGGAACACCAGATGATGAAACGTTAAGaagaatatattctaaaaatattttaggTTATTTACAAAAACTTGGAAGAATATCACCTACTCCGCTATCAGAGCTATTTCCTAATGCTTCTACTGAATATCTTGATCTACTTTCtaagatatttatatttgataaaaatagaagaatTACAGTGGATGAAGCTTTGAACCATCCATATTTAAGTGTTTGGCATGATCCTGAGGATGAATATTCTTGTAAtgataaattcaatttcgagtttgaaaatataaacaatttaaatcatttaaagacgctattatttaatgaagtTGAAGAATTTAGGAGGTTGGTTAGAGAGCCAATTTTTGATCtttctattaataattcaaataacaGTAATGCTTCTAAAGGAAATGTTTTCACATCTCCTGATGAACATAGGGACTCTGCAAATATAGAACCAATGCCTCATGGATTAGATGAACCATTCAATTATTCACGTCAATCCATAGTAAATGTTACCAATACTGTAGAAACAGAGGAGAAAAGCATTGATAGTTTTATGGATCCGTATGTTAATTTTACAAAGACAAACATTCATTCAGGTGACCCAGGGAATTCTAAAGCGGAGATTAGCTTGTTAGAATCTCCTACTATATTGAGGCGTCACTCAAATGAATCACTGGTGCAAGTTAGGGACATTAATTCTGATGATCCAttagatattgaaaaagaattagaaattgGTTCGGATAGAagaattcttcaataa